Proteins from a genomic interval of Dasania marina DSM 21967:
- a CDS encoding SDR family oxidoreductase, translating to MQKLLIVGCGDIGIKLASVLPAAVSVYGLRRDISKLPERIIGLCADVTEPDSLKALADMDFDAVVISLTPGEASDERYQKIYVQGTAQLLAALNHERLQRLIFVSSTSVYGQNDDSWVDEHSVTEPTRYSGKRLLQAEQLCLDYGRQHQVATSVLRFAGIYGPGRGRLLQDVLAGKQSPPLYSNRIHSDDCAGFLQHLLQLPVAQLQPCYIGVDDLPVRLNEVKDWLAQQLACELQAVMASSAQRAGSKRCSNRGMKQSGYQLLYGNYQAGYTQLLAELIYTG from the coding sequence ATGCAAAAATTATTAATTGTAGGCTGCGGTGATATAGGTATAAAGCTGGCGAGCGTGTTGCCAGCGGCGGTAAGCGTGTACGGGCTACGCCGGGATATTAGCAAGTTGCCCGAGCGCATCATAGGCCTGTGTGCCGATGTGACTGAGCCGGATAGCCTCAAAGCCTTAGCCGATATGGATTTTGATGCGGTGGTGATTAGCTTAACCCCGGGTGAGGCCTCGGATGAACGCTATCAGAAAATCTATGTGCAAGGGACGGCGCAGCTATTGGCGGCGTTAAACCACGAGCGCCTGCAGCGATTGATATTTGTGTCCAGCACCAGCGTGTACGGCCAAAACGATGATAGCTGGGTGGACGAGCACAGCGTTACCGAACCTACACGTTACTCGGGTAAACGATTACTGCAGGCAGAGCAACTGTGCCTAGACTATGGCCGGCAACATCAAGTCGCTACCAGTGTGCTGCGCTTTGCCGGTATTTATGGCCCCGGCCGAGGACGCTTATTACAGGATGTGTTGGCGGGCAAACAATCGCCACCGCTGTATAGCAACCGCATACACAGTGATGATTGCGCAGGTTTTTTGCAGCATTTACTACAACTGCCTGTCGCGCAGCTACAGCCTTGTTATATAGGGGTAGATGATTTACCGGTGCGCTTAAACGAGGTAAAAGATTGGCTGGCTCAGCAGTTGGCTTGCGAGCTACAAGCAGTAATGGCGAGCTCTGCTCAACGCGCAGGCAGTAAACGCTGTAGCAATCGAGGCATGAAGCAATCCGGCTATCAATTGCTATACGGCAACTATCAGGCAGGTTATACACAGTTATTAGCGGAACTCATCTATACTGGCTAA
- a CDS encoding transporter substrate-binding domain-containing protein has protein sequence MKLRLPAWRLLACLLLNVLLSSYSAAAPASMQQIMAQGELRVGMSMATPWVMKAKDASLIGSEPDIARRLAADMGLTVKLVELPWPQLVPALKQGRIDIIITGMAITPKLALDVNFSHSYGESGIGMASHMEKTKNIKTMADLQRASVKIASVAGSSAEELSKRLFKNATLKTFYSITEAEQALVKGDVDVLIGPNAEMHFLSLRHPKIIDQPVATPLLNTYEAFAVRKGDYDFINFLNAWIISRKADAWLDSTRYYWFKTLRWQGLVAP, from the coding sequence ATGAAATTGCGATTACCGGCTTGGCGTTTGCTTGCTTGTTTGTTGCTTAATGTCTTGCTCAGTAGTTATAGCGCAGCCGCGCCAGCTTCTATGCAGCAAATAATGGCGCAAGGTGAATTACGGGTGGGCATGAGTATGGCCACGCCCTGGGTAATGAAAGCGAAAGACGCTAGCTTAATAGGCTCCGAGCCAGATATCGCTAGGCGTTTAGCCGCAGACATGGGCTTGACGGTTAAATTGGTAGAGCTGCCCTGGCCACAACTGGTACCCGCGCTCAAGCAAGGCCGTATCGATATTATTATTACCGGCATGGCGATCACACCCAAGCTCGCCTTAGATGTTAATTTTAGCCATAGCTATGGTGAATCCGGTATAGGTATGGCCAGCCATATGGAGAAAACTAAAAATATAAAAACCATGGCCGATTTACAACGCGCCTCGGTAAAAATAGCGTCAGTCGCTGGCAGCAGCGCTGAAGAGTTAAGCAAACGTTTATTTAAAAACGCCACCTTAAAAACGTTTTATTCGATTACAGAAGCCGAGCAAGCGTTGGTTAAAGGGGATGTTGATGTATTGATAGGCCCCAATGCTGAAATGCATTTTTTAAGCCTGCGCCATCCCAAGATAATAGACCAACCTGTAGCTACCCCCTTATTAAATACCTATGAAGCCTTTGCTGTGCGTAAAGGCGATTATGATTTCATCAATTTTTTAAATGCTTGGATAATTTCGCGCAAGGCCGATGCCTGGTTAGATAGCACCCGTTACTACTGGTTTAAAACCTTGCGCTGGCAAGGTTTGGTGGCGCCATGA
- a CDS encoding hydrogen peroxide-inducible genes activator has translation MTLTELRYIVALHQTQHFGKAAEKCFVSQPTLSVAIKKLEESLDVVLFERSRQQVRATSIGEKIIQQAQLVLEQASVIADIASIGKDPLGSTFSVGAIFTIGPYLFPQLVPQLRKIATHMPLFIEENYTAVLREKLRNGELDAIIVALPFDEPDVVTKPLYQEDFVIALPQQHALNRYNSLSSKQLNEESVLLLGAGHCFREQVLAACPNLNKQHSGVIEGSSLETLKYMVASGLGISILPASAAQLAEGHDDGPYTVKPFTQNSPNRKVAVAWRASFPRPQAIEALCDAIKHCHLALH, from the coding sequence ATGACACTGACCGAGCTACGTTACATTGTTGCCCTGCATCAAACCCAGCACTTTGGTAAAGCCGCCGAAAAGTGTTTTGTCAGCCAGCCCACCTTAAGCGTGGCCATCAAAAAGTTAGAGGAAAGCTTAGATGTAGTGCTGTTTGAACGCAGCCGCCAGCAAGTACGTGCCACCAGCATAGGCGAAAAAATCATTCAACAAGCACAGCTGGTATTAGAGCAGGCTAGCGTCATCGCCGACATCGCCAGCATAGGCAAAGACCCTTTGGGCAGCACCTTTTCAGTGGGGGCTATTTTTACCATAGGCCCCTACCTATTCCCACAACTAGTGCCACAACTGCGCAAAATTGCCACCCATATGCCGCTGTTCATAGAAGAAAACTACACCGCGGTGTTGCGTGAAAAGCTACGCAACGGCGAATTGGATGCAATTATCGTGGCACTGCCCTTTGACGAACCCGACGTAGTGACCAAGCCCCTATACCAAGAGGATTTCGTGATTGCCCTGCCCCAGCAACACGCCCTCAACCGTTATAACAGCCTTAGCAGCAAACAACTCAATGAAGAAAGCGTGCTGCTGCTAGGCGCAGGCCACTGTTTTCGCGAGCAGGTGTTAGCGGCCTGCCCCAATCTCAATAAACAACATAGCGGCGTGATAGAAGGCAGCTCATTGGAAACCCTCAAATACATGGTGGCCTCAGGCCTAGGCATTAGCATACTGCCCGCCTCGGCGGCACAGTTAGCCGAAGGCCACGATGACGGCCCCTACACCGTAAAGCCGTTTACCCAAAACAGCCCCAACCGCAAGGTCGCGGTGGCTTGGCGCGCCAGCTTCCCTAGGCCGCAGGCTATAGAAGCGCTGTGTGATGCCATTAAACACTGCCATTTAGCCCTACACTAA